In the genome of Desulforegula conservatrix Mb1Pa, one region contains:
- a CDS encoding diguanylate cyclase, translated as MSSNLPVNILLVDDKPENLMVLESILDDPSICFFKATSGNDALAMILEHDFAVVLLDVQMPHMDGFEIAELMRSSEKSKRIPIIFVTAISKDARQVFKGYETGAVDYLFKPLDPAILRNKVSVFIELYKQKRSLEQTARTLERIVTELDLANRKILEQQQSLIEEERLKMLLQMAGATAQDLRQPLDVLLGGIAMLEKDLEDPELLSDHMRIIKDAGATIDNTINRMQVFQIFETKTTEDVRGIHNIERHLSILSVESSENDFEIIKGMLIDSTNIIFRRVSTIADAIRLLKIEHYDLIMMDFRFPDGNGIDFLETMRKEAIDVPSVVITGCGDEIIATRMIKLGAYDYIPKSKISPITLLRIISNTIQKAELKKTALQAQAKMAEMSTRDELTGLYNRRYFSEALDREVARAMRFRSALVLCIVDLDFFKLINDTYGHPAGDAVLSKMGRLLKDVIRESDLICRYGGEEFAIILPNTSPEKAVIGCERLRNRIGGYDFTYGDTIIHVTLSVGLADLDRLDYKTSENLISSADKALYIAKQRGRNQVVYRGSI; from the coding sequence ATGAGCAGCAACCTTCCTGTCAATATTCTGCTTGTCGATGATAAACCAGAGAATCTCATGGTTCTGGAAAGTATTCTTGATGATCCGTCAATATGCTTTTTTAAGGCGACATCAGGCAATGATGCCCTTGCCATGATTCTGGAGCATGATTTTGCAGTTGTTCTGCTTGATGTCCAGATGCCTCACATGGATGGATTCGAAATCGCAGAGCTTATGCGTTCAAGTGAAAAATCCAAGCGTATTCCAATCATCTTTGTAACTGCAATAAGCAAGGACGCAAGGCAGGTCTTTAAGGGCTATGAAACAGGAGCAGTTGATTATCTTTTCAAGCCTCTGGATCCGGCCATTTTAAGGAATAAGGTTTCTGTGTTCATAGAACTCTACAAACAGAAAAGATCCCTTGAGCAGACCGCCAGAACCCTTGAAAGAATAGTAACCGAGCTTGACCTTGCCAATAGAAAAATTCTTGAACAGCAGCAGTCGCTTATTGAAGAAGAGCGCCTAAAGATGCTTCTTCAGATGGCAGGTGCCACTGCCCAGGATCTAAGACAGCCGCTCGATGTCCTTTTGGGGGGCATAGCCATGCTTGAAAAAGATCTTGAAGACCCTGAACTTCTCAGTGATCACATGAGAATTATCAAGGATGCCGGTGCCACGATAGATAATACAATCAACAGAATGCAGGTTTTCCAGATCTTTGAGACAAAAACCACGGAAGATGTCCGTGGCATACATAATATTGAACGTCATCTGTCCATTTTATCCGTGGAAAGTAGCGAAAATGATTTTGAGATTATCAAAGGCATGCTCATTGACAGCACCAATATCATTTTCAGGAGAGTTTCAACAATTGCCGATGCGATACGCCTTTTAAAAATCGAACACTATGATCTGATAATGATGGATTTCAGATTCCCTGACGGTAACGGCATAGATTTTCTGGAAACCATGAGAAAAGAGGCCATTGATGTTCCAAGCGTCGTGATTACAGGATGCGGTGATGAAATAATCGCCACAAGAATGATCAAGCTCGGAGCCTACGATTATATCCCTAAATCAAAAATCAGCCCGATCACTTTATTAAGAATTATTTCAAATACAATTCAGAAGGCTGAACTGAAAAAAACCGCACTCCAGGCCCAGGCCAAAATGGCTGAAATGAGTACAAGGGATGAACTGACAGGTCTTTATAACAGAAGATATTTCAGTGAAGCCCTGGACAGGGAAGTAGCCCGCGCAATGAGATTCAGGAGTGCTCTGGTTCTTTGTATCGTCGATCTGGATTTTTTTAAGTTGATCAATGACACATATGGCCATCCTGCCGGAGATGCGGTTCTTTCAAAAATGGGAAGGCTTCTTAAGGATGTCATAAGGGAAAGCGATCTTATTTGCAGGTATGGCGGCGAGGAGTTTGCCATAATTTTGCCCAATACCAGTCCTGAAAAGGCAGTGATCGGTTGTGAACGCCTCAGAAACAGGATTGGCGGATATGATTTTACCTACGGCGATACTATTATCCATGTTACTTTGAGCGTCGGGCTGGCAGATCTTGATCGGCTTGATTACAAAACTTCGGAAAACCTTATTTCTTCGGCTGACAAGGCTCTTTACATTGCCAAGCAGAGGGGACGTAACCAGGTTGTTTACAGGGGCAGCATATGA
- the hisD gene encoding histidinol dehydrogenase — translation MKIFSYPSKDAEVWIKDLTEKRSVDFTEEDEKKVLDIIHDVRKRGDSAVIDYTNRFDSPDLKADSLIVTEAEFAEAEKKAGPEFIKAIERSINQVREFHARQTKNSWIDTPRDGVIVGQMIKPVDAAGVYVPGAKGGMTPLVSSVIMGVVPAKIAGVQHIAMVTPPMKDGGINPYLLVAAKMTGADVVYKTGSAWAVAALAYGTETIKKVDVIVGPGNIYVTLAKKLVSGAVGIDMIAGPSEILVIADEKADPAHLAADLLSQAEHDTMASSILVTVSKKVAEETVEEVRKQLENLPRKEIAIESVNNFAGAFIVPDMDAAIELSNRIAPEHLELQVETPFEFLGKIRNAGAVFMGRYTPEPVGDYIAGPNHVLPTSGTARFASALSVEHFTKRISLINYSKDAFIKEADDIMRLADIEGLEAHANSVRIRLK, via the coding sequence ATGAAAATATTCAGTTATCCTTCAAAAGACGCAGAAGTCTGGATAAAAGATCTTACAGAAAAGAGAAGCGTTGATTTTACAGAAGAAGACGAAAAAAAAGTTCTCGATATAATTCATGATGTCAGAAAAAGAGGCGACTCAGCTGTTATTGACTATACCAACCGTTTCGACTCTCCGGATCTAAAGGCTGATAGCCTCATTGTTACAGAGGCGGAGTTTGCTGAAGCCGAGAAAAAAGCAGGCCCTGAGTTCATAAAAGCCATAGAAAGATCAATAAATCAGGTGCGTGAATTTCATGCCCGCCAGACAAAGAATTCCTGGATAGACACACCAAGAGACGGAGTTATCGTTGGTCAGATGATAAAACCTGTTGATGCTGCCGGGGTTTATGTGCCTGGAGCAAAAGGCGGAATGACTCCGCTTGTCTCTTCCGTAATAATGGGCGTCGTTCCTGCAAAGATAGCAGGCGTTCAGCATATCGCCATGGTAACTCCTCCGATGAAAGACGGCGGGATCAATCCATATCTTCTTGTTGCTGCTAAAATGACAGGCGCAGATGTGGTATATAAGACAGGAAGCGCCTGGGCCGTTGCCGCACTTGCTTATGGGACAGAAACAATAAAAAAAGTGGATGTGATCGTAGGCCCGGGAAATATTTATGTGACACTTGCCAAGAAGCTTGTTTCAGGAGCCGTTGGCATAGATATGATTGCAGGCCCAAGCGAGATTCTTGTGATTGCGGACGAGAAGGCAGATCCGGCTCATCTTGCTGCTGATCTTCTTTCCCAGGCAGAGCATGATACGATGGCGTCAAGTATCCTTGTTACTGTTTCAAAGAAAGTTGCAGAGGAAACAGTGGAAGAGGTCAGGAAGCAGCTTGAGAATCTTCCCAGAAAAGAAATTGCAATTGAATCTGTCAATAATTTTGCAGGCGCGTTCATTGTCCCGGATATGGATGCTGCAATTGAGCTTTCAAACAGGATAGCTCCTGAGCATCTTGAGCTTCAGGTTGAAACGCCTTTTGAATTTCTCGGGAAAATTAGAAACGCAGGCGCAGTGTTTATGGGCAGATATACTCCTGAGCCAGTGGGCGATTACATAGCAGGGCCAAATCACGTTCTTCCTACATCAGGGACAGCGAGATTCGCCTCAGCCTTATCAGTGGAGCATTTCACAAAAAGAATAAGTCTGATCAATTATTCCAAGGATGCTTTCATTAAAGAGGCTGATGATATTATGAGGCTGGCTGATATTGAAGGCCTGGAGGCTCATGCTAATTCTGTGCGAATAAGATTGAAGTAA
- the serC gene encoding 3-phosphoserine/phosphohydroxythreonine transaminase translates to MEYNRIYNFNPGPAVLPVEVLEEVRDNFMNFNSSGMSITEISHRSKLFEAVLDDAISRTKRLLNLGPEYHVIFVQGGASMQFCMIPMNLLGEGRKADYINTGIWATKAIQEAKNLGKNVNVAATSEDRNFCYIPRQFNLSDDADYVYITTNNTIKGTQWHNFPDTGKIPLIADMCSDILSRPLPIDKFGLVYAGAQKNIGPAGVTMVIIRDDMLKKVDEKLPTMLKYTTYVKNNSMHNTPPCFGIYMVALTLKWLEEKIGGLGQMETINKKKASILYDFMDSGSFYRGTADKDSRSLMNVTFRMPTEELEKEFVKTALENGFGGLAGHKSVGGCRASIYNAMPIKGVEELIKFMKEFEEKKG, encoded by the coding sequence ATGGAATACAACAGAATATACAATTTCAATCCGGGTCCAGCTGTTCTGCCAGTTGAAGTTCTTGAAGAAGTCAGGGACAATTTCATGAATTTCAATAGTTCAGGAATGTCCATAACAGAAATCAGCCACAGATCCAAACTTTTCGAGGCTGTGCTTGATGATGCGATTTCAAGAACAAAGCGGCTTCTCAACCTTGGGCCAGAATATCATGTTATTTTTGTACAGGGCGGAGCAAGCATGCAGTTCTGCATGATCCCCATGAATCTTCTGGGTGAAGGCAGAAAGGCTGATTATATAAATACGGGTATATGGGCCACAAAAGCTATTCAGGAAGCAAAAAACCTCGGCAAAAATGTCAATGTTGCCGCGACATCAGAAGATCGCAATTTCTGCTACATCCCAAGACAATTTAATCTCTCAGATGACGCTGATTACGTTTACATTACTACAAATAACACCATAAAAGGCACTCAGTGGCATAATTTCCCAGATACAGGCAAGATCCCGCTCATTGCAGACATGTGTTCGGACATCTTAAGCCGTCCGCTTCCCATTGATAAATTCGGGCTCGTCTACGCAGGCGCCCAGAAGAATATAGGGCCTGCCGGAGTCACCATGGTCATAATCAGGGATGACATGCTGAAAAAGGTGGATGAAAAACTTCCTACCATGCTCAAATACACAACGTATGTAAAAAACAATTCAATGCACAATACTCCTCCGTGTTTTGGAATCTATATGGTTGCCCTTACGCTTAAATGGCTTGAAGAAAAAATAGGCGGTCTCGGACAGATGGAGACAATAAATAAGAAGAAAGCTTCCATCTTATATGATTTCATGGACTCAGGGTCTTTTTACAGAGGTACGGCAGACAAAGACAGCAGATCTCTCATGAATGTGACATTCCGTATGCCAACTGAAGAACTTGAAAAAGAGTTTGTAAAAACCGCCCTTGAAAATGGTTTTGGAGGACTCGCCGGACATAAGTCTGTTGGAGGCTGCAGGGCTTCAATTTATAATGCAATGCCTATAAAAGGCGTTGAAGAGCTGATAAAGTTCATGAAAGAATTCGAAGAAAAAAAAGGATAA
- a CDS encoding thiolase family protein, with protein MREAYIVESVRTPGCKNKKGAFRETRPEDLLSFIMKSCAEKAGINPIEIDDCMIGCAMPEGEQGINVARIAARMAGFPNEVSGATVNRFCSSGIEAIALASLRVQAGWSEVAMGGGVESMTYVPMGGNTPRPHPEFAKVEPEAYISMGVTAENVAGSYGITRAEMDEFACNSHAKAAAAQAAGVFTEIVPTPAYYYEPQADGTFKKTSKIISADDGVRGGTTPEGIARLSSPFKFGGGVTAANSSQTTDGAAATIVASKEACDRLGLKPIAKIVAYAVAGCKSEEMGVGPKYAIPKALKIAGLTIDQIDCFELNEAFASQAIHCLKELGIWGTDAMKKVNPNGGAIALGHPLGCTGAKLTATLLAHLKRTNGKYGIVSMCIGGGMGACAIFEMV; from the coding sequence ATGAGAGAAGCATATATTGTTGAATCCGTAAGAACTCCGGGTTGCAAAAACAAGAAGGGCGCATTCCGTGAAACTCGTCCTGAAGATTTGCTGTCCTTCATCATGAAGTCTTGCGCTGAAAAAGCAGGCATCAATCCAATTGAAATTGATGACTGCATGATCGGTTGTGCTATGCCAGAAGGTGAGCAGGGCATTAACGTAGCCCGTATCGCTGCACGTATGGCAGGCTTCCCAAATGAAGTTTCAGGCGCTACCGTTAACCGTTTCTGCTCTTCTGGCATTGAAGCGATTGCTCTTGCGTCACTTCGTGTTCAGGCAGGATGGTCAGAAGTTGCAATGGGCGGTGGTGTTGAGTCCATGACTTATGTTCCAATGGGTGGAAATACTCCACGCCCTCACCCAGAATTTGCAAAAGTTGAACCAGAAGCATACATTTCAATGGGTGTAACCGCTGAAAATGTTGCTGGATCATATGGCATTACCCGCGCTGAAATGGATGAATTTGCGTGCAATTCACACGCAAAGGCTGCTGCTGCTCAGGCTGCCGGCGTTTTCACTGAAATAGTTCCTACTCCAGCTTACTACTATGAGCCACAGGCTGACGGAACCTTCAAGAAAACCAGCAAAATTATTTCTGCAGATGATGGCGTACGCGGTGGAACAACCCCGGAAGGTATTGCTCGTTTGAGCTCTCCTTTCAAGTTCGGCGGCGGTGTTACTGCTGCTAACTCTTCACAGACAACTGACGGCGCTGCTGCTACAATCGTTGCTTCAAAAGAAGCTTGTGATCGTCTTGGCCTCAAGCCAATCGCAAAGATTGTTGCTTATGCGGTTGCTGGCTGCAAGTCAGAAGAAATGGGCGTTGGTCCTAAATATGCAATTCCAAAGGCTCTCAAGATCGCTGGCCTTACCATAGATCAGATCGATTGCTTTGAGCTTAACGAAGCTTTTGCTTCCCAGGCTATTCATTGCCTCAAGGAACTCGGAATATGGGGAACCGACGCAATGAAAAAAGTAAATCCTAACGGTGGTGCTATTGCTCTTGGCCATCCACTGGGATGTACTGGTGCAAAACTTACCGCTACTCTCCTTGCACATCTCAAACGTACCAATGGTAAATATGGTATAGTTTCTATGTGTATCGGTGGTGGTATGGGCGCTTGCGCTATCTTCGAAATGGTTTAA